The Hyalangium gracile genome window below encodes:
- a CDS encoding dienelactone hydrolase family protein → MRRKLRIWVLGCLGVGLLVALLVGPAWLRGLSLVVRAAGMQEGWARTLARFQTGPFEVSELQVPSRHGPLRARLYWPREARGHAVVLTSGVHADGIDEPRLVKLAKDLATGGQVVLTPEPTDLLRYEITPRLPDMIEDAAGWLAGQAQLAPDGKVSLIGISFSGGLSIVAAGRPGLRDKVAAALSLGGHGELSRVLAFLCTGVLPDGSKLKPHDYGVVVILLNVADRLVPAEQVEPLRAAIRTFLRASHLTLSDTKRAEETFEEARRMQGRLPEPASKLMGYVNTRDVAALGPLLLPHVKAFAAEPSVSPELSPPPSAPVYLLHGADDTVIPAIEASLLAQALRPHTQVRLLATPLITHAEVDRSARFGDVWNLISFWKHLLEE, encoded by the coding sequence ATGCGGCGGAAACTTCGAATCTGGGTGCTGGGGTGCCTGGGGGTGGGCCTGCTCGTGGCCCTGCTCGTGGGACCGGCCTGGCTGAGGGGCCTCTCGCTGGTGGTCCGCGCCGCGGGGATGCAGGAGGGCTGGGCCCGGACGCTGGCCCGGTTCCAGACGGGGCCGTTCGAGGTGTCCGAGCTCCAGGTTCCCTCGCGCCATGGTCCGCTCCGCGCCCGGCTCTACTGGCCTCGGGAGGCTCGGGGCCACGCGGTGGTGCTGACCTCCGGGGTGCATGCGGACGGCATCGATGAGCCTCGGCTGGTGAAGCTGGCGAAGGACCTCGCGACCGGAGGCCAGGTGGTCCTCACGCCCGAGCCCACGGATCTGCTCCGCTATGAGATCACCCCTCGCCTGCCGGACATGATCGAGGATGCGGCGGGCTGGCTGGCCGGGCAGGCGCAGCTTGCTCCCGACGGGAAGGTCAGCCTCATCGGCATCAGCTTCTCGGGAGGCCTGTCCATCGTCGCGGCGGGGCGGCCTGGGTTGAGGGACAAGGTGGCCGCGGCGCTGTCGCTGGGAGGGCATGGAGAGCTCTCGCGGGTGCTGGCCTTCCTGTGCACCGGGGTGCTGCCGGATGGGAGCAAGCTGAAGCCCCACGACTATGGCGTGGTGGTCATCCTCCTCAACGTGGCGGACCGGCTCGTTCCCGCGGAGCAGGTGGAGCCGCTGCGCGCGGCCATCCGGACGTTCCTGCGGGCCTCTCACCTCACGTTGAGTGATACGAAGCGGGCGGAGGAGACGTTCGAGGAGGCTCGGAGGATGCAAGGCCGGCTCCCGGAACCGGCGTCCAAGCTGATGGGGTACGTGAACACGCGGGATGTGGCGGCGCTCGGCCCGCTCCTGCTCCCTCACGTCAAGGCCTTCGCGGCGGAGCCCTCCGTCTCGCCGGAGCTGTCCCCTCCCCCATCCGCGCCTGTCTACCTGCTGCACGGAGCGGATGACACGGTCATCCCGGCCATCGAGGCCTCGCTGCTGGCTCAGGCGCTGCGGCCGCACACGCAAGTGCGCCTCCTGGCGACCCCGCTCATCACCCACGCGGAGGTCGACCGGAGCGCCCGCTTCGGCGACGTGTGGAACCTGATCTCCTTCTGGAAACACCTGCTCGAGGAGTGA
- the glgC gene encoding glucose-1-phosphate adenylyltransferase, with protein MAQRILGMILAGGQGTRLAPLTSRRSKPAVPFGSKFRIIDFALNNFINSGIYSIYVLTQFKAQSLTEHIQRGWRFGTFLADYFITLVPAQMYRFEELGPVWYRGTADAIYQNLHLVENHKADHVAIFSGDHIYKMNVAHMQEMHESQRADITIAAYPVPVAEASRFGIMQVDGRGRVTDFQEKPKEGAKTIPERPDMALASMGNYIFRRQVLQDLLEIDAQNKDSQHDFGKNILPKALKDGYHIQTYDFTRNPIPGRSTPNTYWRDVGTLQAYHEASMDLVSVNPEFDLYNPDWPLRTANEYSPPAKFVHESGDRVGRALNSLVAGGCIISGGVVRESILFRWVRVNSYSEVLRSVIFEGVDIGRHSQIKNAIIDKEVRVPPNTKIGHDLEQDKARGFTVTENGIVVVPKGYKFG; from the coding sequence TTGGCCCAGCGCATCCTTGGAATGATCCTGGCGGGCGGTCAGGGAACCCGGCTCGCACCGTTGACGTCGCGGCGCTCCAAGCCCGCGGTCCCCTTCGGCTCGAAGTTCCGCATCATCGACTTCGCGCTCAACAACTTCATCAACTCGGGCATCTACTCCATCTACGTGCTCACGCAGTTCAAGGCGCAGTCGCTCACCGAGCACATCCAGCGAGGCTGGCGCTTCGGCACGTTCCTGGCGGACTACTTCATCACGCTGGTGCCGGCGCAGATGTACCGCTTCGAGGAGCTGGGCCCCGTCTGGTACCGCGGCACGGCGGACGCCATCTACCAGAACCTGCACCTAGTGGAGAACCACAAGGCGGACCACGTGGCCATCTTCTCCGGGGACCACATCTACAAGATGAACGTGGCCCACATGCAGGAGATGCATGAGAGCCAGCGCGCGGACATCACCATCGCCGCCTACCCGGTGCCGGTGGCCGAGGCCTCGCGCTTCGGCATCATGCAGGTGGACGGGCGGGGCCGCGTCACGGACTTCCAGGAGAAGCCCAAGGAGGGCGCGAAGACGATCCCGGAGCGGCCCGACATGGCCCTGGCCAGCATGGGCAACTACATCTTCCGGCGCCAGGTGCTGCAGGACCTCTTGGAGATCGACGCGCAGAACAAGGACTCGCAGCACGACTTCGGCAAGAACATCCTCCCGAAGGCGCTGAAGGACGGCTACCACATCCAGACGTATGACTTCACGCGCAACCCCATCCCGGGGCGGAGCACGCCCAACACGTACTGGCGGGACGTGGGGACGCTGCAGGCGTACCACGAGGCCTCGATGGACCTGGTCTCGGTGAACCCGGAGTTCGACCTGTACAACCCGGACTGGCCGCTGCGCACGGCGAACGAGTACAGCCCGCCGGCGAAGTTCGTCCACGAGTCCGGGGATCGGGTGGGCCGGGCGCTCAACTCGCTGGTGGCCGGAGGCTGCATCATCTCCGGCGGCGTGGTGCGCGAGAGCATCCTCTTCCGCTGGGTGCGAGTGAACTCCTACTCGGAGGTGCTGCGCTCGGTGATCTTCGAGGGCGTGGACATCGGTCGGCACTCGCAGATCAAGAACGCCATCATCGACAAGGAAGTGCGCGTGCCGCCCAACACGAAGATCGGGCACGATCTGGAGCAGGACAAGGCGCGCGGCTTCACCGTCACCGAGAACGGCATCGTCGTCGTGCCGAAGGGCTACAAGTTCGGCTGA
- a CDS encoding nucleoside 2-deoxyribosyltransferase: MSTVLELVLEAGDIAETHADAAIFKYAQRFYGVAGAMAKKLEAAGVSKSQLEVPVGQHRFVETRGALGAPLALFLGTVRLSELGYHELRQLAVRALQALESRQGLRHAVTTVHGPNYGLDEDEAALALVGGLVEAFQRGSGPQSLERITVVELDPGRAQRLRKALERGLGGTPGIQPLPGGTGFRVQRMNAFVQAPPLATAGTVSMQKPHAFVAMAFAPELEDTYHYGIQGPVRAAGLLCERVDEAIFDGPIIQRIKERIETAKVVIADLSMANPNVYLEVGYAWGRGRPTVLLVRDVKELRFDVASYRCIVYRSIRELESLLTRELERIV, from the coding sequence ATGAGCACGGTCCTCGAGCTGGTACTGGAAGCAGGAGACATCGCCGAGACGCACGCGGATGCGGCGATCTTCAAGTACGCGCAGCGCTTCTATGGAGTGGCCGGAGCGATGGCCAAGAAGCTGGAGGCGGCCGGCGTGTCCAAGTCCCAGCTCGAGGTGCCTGTCGGGCAGCACCGCTTCGTGGAGACCCGCGGCGCCCTCGGGGCTCCCCTGGCGCTGTTCCTGGGCACCGTGCGCCTGAGCGAGCTCGGCTACCACGAGCTCCGCCAGCTCGCCGTCCGCGCGCTCCAGGCCCTGGAGTCACGCCAGGGCCTGCGTCACGCCGTCACCACGGTCCACGGCCCCAACTACGGGCTGGACGAGGACGAGGCCGCGCTCGCGCTGGTGGGCGGGCTGGTGGAGGCCTTCCAGCGAGGCAGCGGCCCCCAGAGCCTGGAGCGCATCACCGTGGTGGAGCTGGACCCGGGGCGCGCGCAGCGGCTGCGCAAGGCGCTGGAGCGCGGCCTGGGAGGCACGCCCGGCATCCAGCCTCTGCCCGGTGGCACGGGCTTCCGCGTCCAACGGATGAACGCCTTCGTCCAGGCCCCGCCGCTGGCCACGGCCGGCACGGTGTCCATGCAGAAGCCGCACGCCTTCGTGGCCATGGCCTTCGCCCCGGAGCTGGAGGACACCTACCACTACGGCATCCAGGGGCCGGTCCGCGCCGCCGGCCTGCTCTGCGAGCGCGTGGACGAGGCCATCTTCGACGGCCCCATCATCCAGCGCATCAAGGAGCGCATCGAGACGGCCAAGGTGGTGATCGCCGACCTGTCCATGGCCAACCCCAACGTCTACCTGGAGGTGGGCTACGCCTGGGGCCGGGGGCGGCCCACCGTGCTGCTCGTCCGGGACGTGAAGGAGCTGCGCTTCGACGTGGCCTCGTACCGGTGCATCGTCTACCGGAGCATCCGCGAGCTGGAGTCGCTCCTGACGCGCGAGCTGGAGCGAATCGTCTGA
- a CDS encoding MBL fold metallo-hydrolase, with protein MKRLHRRDLYCWSTFVERLDIDFNGFAWTREGGNVLVDPLPLSDHDRKHLRELGGAAWIVLTNSSHVRGAKEIAAEFGCQIAGPAAERETFPIPCDRWLKEGDDFLPGLRIHELEGSKTPGELALVLEETTLISGDLLRSHRAGELMLLKPEQGMKDAARAAASLRRMLSYQRLQALLMGDGWCVFRDGRKVLEEFLSTLS; from the coding sequence ATGAAGCGACTGCACCGCCGAGACCTCTACTGCTGGTCCACCTTCGTCGAGAGGCTCGACATCGACTTCAACGGCTTCGCCTGGACCCGCGAAGGTGGCAACGTCCTCGTGGACCCGCTGCCGCTCTCGGACCACGACCGCAAGCACCTTCGAGAGCTCGGCGGAGCCGCCTGGATCGTGCTCACCAACTCGAGCCACGTTCGCGGCGCCAAGGAGATCGCGGCGGAGTTCGGCTGTCAGATTGCCGGGCCCGCCGCGGAGCGCGAGACGTTCCCCATCCCCTGTGATCGCTGGCTGAAGGAGGGAGACGACTTCCTCCCAGGGCTCCGGATCCACGAGCTCGAGGGCTCGAAGACGCCCGGAGAACTGGCCCTGGTGCTGGAGGAGACGACGCTCATCTCGGGCGACCTGCTGCGCTCGCACCGGGCCGGAGAGCTCATGCTGCTCAAGCCGGAGCAGGGGATGAAGGATGCGGCCCGAGCCGCCGCTTCCCTCCGGCGCATGCTCTCCTATCAGCGCCTGCAGGCCCTGCTCATGGGAGATGGCTGGTGCGTATTCCGCGACGGCCGGAAGGTGCTCGAGGAGTTCCTCTCCACCCTGAGCTGA
- a CDS encoding immunity 52 family protein → MRETYYAGSYWLARPESAEVCARRAERFFHLLGCCDPAWTRWCEKAGSFEAARKRQFAPSAESFQKLFGNQEKRGADEFSFHLWTGDSKEETSGVDGTCGSADAALPSSCVLRPYKQGALGERVLSAPVMTEVLRAMALAWEPEWGVVTSHQYDDLVSEQVMPAGTSAGWVMYFSRLRGTVPPLPAPVRIEPVEDKGTLVILTPERFTASSPEHVALAARVHELLNRAGLLRPLLPWPAS, encoded by the coding sequence ATGAGAGAGACCTACTACGCTGGCTCCTACTGGCTCGCCCGGCCCGAATCCGCCGAGGTGTGCGCACGACGCGCGGAGCGCTTCTTCCACCTCCTTGGGTGCTGCGACCCGGCGTGGACCCGCTGGTGTGAGAAAGCAGGTTCCTTTGAGGCAGCGCGCAAACGCCAGTTCGCCCCAAGCGCTGAGAGCTTCCAGAAGCTGTTCGGAAATCAGGAGAAACGAGGCGCTGATGAGTTCTCGTTCCACTTATGGACAGGTGACAGCAAGGAAGAGACTTCCGGTGTTGACGGGACGTGTGGTTCAGCTGACGCCGCGCTTCCATCAAGCTGCGTGCTCAGGCCCTACAAGCAGGGTGCTTTAGGGGAGCGAGTGCTGAGCGCTCCCGTGATGACCGAGGTGCTGCGTGCCATGGCCCTGGCCTGGGAGCCGGAGTGGGGAGTGGTCACCTCACATCAATACGACGACCTTGTTTCAGAGCAGGTCATGCCCGCGGGCACCTCGGCGGGCTGGGTGATGTACTTCTCGCGGTTGCGCGGCACAGTGCCTCCACTGCCTGCGCCTGTACGCATCGAGCCTGTGGAGGACAAGGGCACCCTCGTCATCCTCACTCCCGAGCGCTTCACCGCGTCCAGCCCAGAGCACGTCGCGCTGGCCGCACGTGTCCATGAACTGCTGAACCGGGCCGGGCTGCTGCGGCCGTTGCTGCCTTGGCCTGCAAGTTGA
- a CDS encoding alpha/beta hydrolase family protein: MSLHTSRLSLAGAPVLVVHRDSREDALRRGAVLFFHGLSGSKEVHERELRLFAEHGLFAVGVDAVGHGERRYPDFEARFERSPEEAFLGVVQATAREVPALLDALVKEHGASPDRLGIGGASLGGYITYAALVEERRLRAAVPFIASPEWSLPLPASPHQHLERFFPVALFSQTAGRDEVVRSSDTRRFHERLEPFYARAHERLCYREFPESAHMMRPQDWDVATRDAAEWLVRFLSSEVPR, encoded by the coding sequence ATGAGTCTTCACACGTCACGACTGTCGCTCGCGGGTGCTCCCGTCCTGGTCGTCCACCGCGACTCTCGCGAGGACGCACTCCGCCGAGGCGCCGTGCTGTTCTTCCATGGGCTGAGTGGCTCCAAGGAAGTGCACGAGCGCGAGCTGCGGCTCTTCGCTGAGCATGGCCTGTTCGCGGTGGGCGTTGATGCCGTCGGACACGGCGAGCGGCGTTACCCGGACTTCGAGGCTCGCTTCGAGCGGAGTCCCGAGGAGGCGTTCCTGGGAGTCGTTCAGGCCACCGCCCGCGAGGTGCCTGCCCTGCTCGACGCCCTGGTGAAGGAGCACGGAGCGAGTCCGGACCGGCTGGGCATCGGAGGAGCCTCGCTGGGCGGCTACATCACCTATGCCGCGCTGGTCGAGGAGCGCCGGTTGCGCGCGGCGGTCCCTTTCATCGCCTCCCCGGAGTGGAGCCTCCCCCTGCCCGCCAGCCCGCACCAGCACCTCGAGCGATTCTTCCCCGTGGCGCTCTTCAGCCAGACAGCGGGGCGGGATGAGGTGGTGCGCTCCAGCGACACCCGGAGGTTCCACGAGCGGCTGGAGCCATTCTACGCCCGGGCGCACGAGCGGCTGTGCTACCGAGAGTTCCCCGAGTCCGCGCACATGATGCGGCCCCAGGACTGGGACGTGGCGACCCGGGATGCGGCGGAGTGGCTCGTGCGCTTCCTGTCCTCGGAAGTGCCGCGCTGA
- a CDS encoding globin family protein, protein MSDPKQPAPAPGTFNASSTVSYGAGTLPAVQRPGAPPPPPPPTNTVLAPPNMAAAKGPLSQRTVELVQRSWSQVLPISDAAAGLFYDRLFEMDPSVRPLFKNDMAQQKKKLMQTLGVAVDGLTNPQRLIPVLEQLGVRHAGYMVQDHHYGLVGEALLWTLREGLGDGFTPETESAWKEVYGLVAGVMKKAAASAAKAPAPPQPAVARPPPAPAPPVQSAPPPVPMPAPASVAPPRPAAPPPAPSAPPVAAPSAAVAQPVAPAAKGPLSARTVELVQQSWAQVLPISDAAAGLFYDRLFEMDPSVRPLFKNDMAQQKKKLMQTLGVAVDGLTNPQRLIPVLEQLGARHAGYMVQDHHYDLVGEALLWTLREGLGDGFTLETESAWKEVYGLVASVMRKAAASSAGTRPTVKTPAAPPPSAPPVPEDILVARPATPVQPPTVGDETIPYHMLSQTRLMGLQPYAQPPAPREELTAEVRTVSVPVAAPAAAVPAAVSIPLNVPREVNVNFHLNVKLEADAALSALALRATAPEPPAPKPAPPVRTPPPEPVSAPKGATVSPVLLVALCVLVSVSTVFALGPLGQAASSLNLGDLPRLAAPIFTLAALAVGYLWGRGRGSDRQR, encoded by the coding sequence ATGTCCGACCCCAAGCAGCCTGCGCCGGCCCCTGGCACCTTCAATGCCTCCAGCACCGTGTCCTACGGAGCCGGGACCTTGCCCGCGGTCCAGCGTCCGGGCGCGCCTCCGCCTCCGCCTCCGCCGACCAACACGGTGCTCGCCCCGCCCAACATGGCCGCGGCCAAGGGGCCACTGAGCCAGCGCACCGTCGAGCTCGTCCAGCGCTCCTGGTCCCAGGTGCTGCCCATCTCGGATGCGGCCGCGGGCCTCTTCTATGACCGGCTCTTCGAGATGGACCCGTCGGTTCGGCCCCTCTTCAAGAACGACATGGCCCAGCAGAAGAAGAAGCTGATGCAGACGCTGGGCGTCGCCGTCGACGGGCTGACCAACCCCCAGCGTCTCATCCCCGTGCTCGAGCAGCTCGGGGTCCGCCACGCCGGCTACATGGTCCAGGACCACCACTACGGACTGGTGGGCGAGGCCCTGCTGTGGACGTTGCGCGAGGGCCTCGGCGATGGCTTCACCCCGGAGACCGAGTCGGCCTGGAAGGAAGTCTACGGCCTCGTCGCCGGCGTCATGAAGAAGGCCGCGGCCTCGGCCGCCAAGGCCCCGGCGCCTCCCCAGCCCGCCGTCGCGCGCCCGCCGCCGGCGCCCGCCCCTCCGGTGCAGTCCGCGCCGCCGCCCGTGCCCATGCCGGCCCCCGCCTCGGTAGCGCCTCCGCGCCCCGCGGCGCCTCCGCCTGCTCCCTCCGCCCCGCCGGTCGCGGCCCCCAGCGCCGCGGTCGCCCAGCCTGTCGCTCCGGCGGCCAAGGGTCCCCTGAGTGCACGCACCGTCGAGCTCGTCCAGCAGTCGTGGGCGCAGGTGCTGCCCATCTCGGATGCGGCCGCGGGCCTCTTCTACGACCGGCTCTTCGAGATGGACCCGTCGGTGCGGCCCCTCTTCAAGAACGACATGGCCCAGCAGAAGAAGAAGCTGATGCAGACGCTGGGCGTCGCCGTCGACGGGCTGACCAACCCCCAGCGTCTCATCCCCGTGCTCGAGCAGCTCGGGGCGCGCCATGCCGGCTACATGGTCCAGGATCACCACTATGACCTGGTGGGCGAGGCCCTGCTGTGGACGCTGCGCGAGGGCCTCGGCGACGGCTTCACCCTGGAGACCGAGTCGGCCTGGAAGGAAGTCTACGGCCTCGTCGCCAGCGTCATGAGGAAGGCGGCGGCCTCCAGCGCGGGCACTCGGCCCACCGTGAAGACCCCCGCCGCGCCGCCGCCCTCCGCGCCTCCCGTGCCGGAGGACATCCTGGTGGCTCGCCCCGCGACGCCCGTGCAGCCGCCGACCGTGGGCGACGAGACGATTCCCTACCACATGCTGTCGCAGACCCGGCTGATGGGGCTTCAGCCCTACGCCCAGCCCCCGGCTCCGCGCGAGGAGCTCACCGCCGAGGTCCGGACCGTCAGCGTCCCGGTGGCCGCCCCGGCCGCCGCCGTCCCCGCCGCGGTCTCCATTCCCCTGAACGTCCCGCGCGAGGTGAACGTCAACTTCCACCTCAACGTGAAGCTCGAGGCGGATGCGGCCCTGAGCGCCCTCGCCCTGCGTGCCACGGCCCCCGAGCCCCCCGCGCCCAAGCCCGCGCCGCCTGTCCGGACGCCGCCCCCCGAGCCCGTCTCGGCCCCCAAGGGGGCCACGGTGTCTCCCGTGCTGCTGGTGGCCCTGTGCGTGCTGGTCTCGGTCAGCACCGTGTTCGCCCTGGGGCCGCTCGGACAGGCCGCGTCCTCGCTGAACCTGGGCGATCTGCCCAGACTCGCCGCTCCCATCTTCACCCTGGCCGCGCTGGCAGTGGGTTACCTCTGGGGTCGTGGTCGAGGGTCGGACCGTCAGAGATGA
- a CDS encoding serine/threonine-protein kinase produces the protein MDPTGQRIGAFEIVRLLGAGAMGMVYLARDNILRREVALKLLTKGTDEIDHELHERFLREARAAARLIHPNVVQIFQIGETTRHRFIAMEYIEGASTRHVAKQYGGRLPVPFAFEKMREAADALRLAASMGICHRDIKPANLLLTSNGALKITDFGLAAQVDASGTIGQAMAQIEGTPFYMGPEQWTGSTPTPAADVYSLGCTFFHLVTGNRPFAATDFYGSMQAHCNSPVPDARTHVPDLDPALAEVLWRCMAKQPQERPTAAALVDRLDDVLQRWREHSRARAGAPLTVTPAPIGASEGPGTGPRSHTSSRSLSASLMNWPGGHTASSRSNWSGPTSSSALEASGREIEVLGNQSYHQYYALKGYPFSDIRQPASFWDGGPYGPALFALANRVEQGQRVSMLVGPEGSGRTFLCEMLQHKLPGASVFSIEPQLVLGSRLFLALCRQVGVQVNANSSQRFLTEAFLAHVLPDRPDATAVIVVDGVDPADQELLAELDRIVQATSRRKFALVMIGTENLHQGLVQNNAPQSLLGGVPAVALRPMSQQEMVEYIDFRMRCIGGVAGFALDTASRQILYLRSGGLPRLVSVYCHNALTLAMLRQERLPRLDTLRLAVKSKSYLSTEAARSLLMAG, from the coding sequence ATGGATCCGACCGGACAACGCATTGGAGCCTTCGAGATCGTCCGACTGCTCGGCGCGGGCGCCATGGGCATGGTCTACCTGGCGCGCGACAACATCCTGCGCCGGGAGGTCGCCCTCAAGCTGCTCACCAAGGGCACGGATGAGATCGATCACGAGCTCCACGAGCGCTTCCTGCGCGAGGCGCGCGCCGCGGCCCGGCTGATCCACCCCAACGTCGTCCAGATCTTCCAGATCGGAGAGACGACCCGTCACCGCTTCATCGCCATGGAGTACATCGAGGGCGCCTCGACGCGGCACGTGGCCAAGCAGTACGGAGGCCGGCTGCCCGTGCCCTTCGCCTTCGAGAAGATGCGCGAGGCGGCCGATGCGCTCCGCCTCGCGGCGTCCATGGGCATCTGCCACCGGGACATCAAGCCGGCCAACCTGCTGCTCACCTCGAACGGGGCGCTGAAGATCACCGACTTCGGCCTGGCGGCCCAGGTGGATGCCAGCGGCACCATCGGCCAGGCCATGGCGCAGATCGAAGGCACGCCCTTCTACATGGGGCCGGAGCAGTGGACCGGGAGCACGCCCACGCCGGCCGCGGACGTCTACAGCCTGGGCTGCACCTTCTTCCACCTGGTCACCGGGAACCGGCCCTTCGCGGCGACGGACTTCTACGGCTCCATGCAGGCGCACTGCAACAGCCCGGTCCCGGACGCGCGCACGCACGTGCCCGACCTGGATCCGGCCCTCGCGGAGGTGCTCTGGCGCTGCATGGCCAAGCAGCCCCAGGAGCGGCCCACGGCCGCGGCGCTCGTGGACAGGCTCGATGACGTCCTCCAGCGGTGGCGGGAGCACTCGCGCGCGAGGGCCGGCGCGCCCCTGACGGTGACCCCCGCGCCCATCGGTGCCTCCGAGGGTCCCGGCACCGGGCCTCGAAGCCACACCTCCTCGCGCTCGCTCTCGGCCTCCCTCATGAACTGGCCGGGAGGGCACACCGCCTCCTCGCGCTCGAACTGGTCCGGGCCCACGTCCTCCTCGGCGCTCGAGGCCTCGGGCCGGGAGATCGAGGTGCTCGGCAACCAGAGCTACCACCAGTACTACGCGCTCAAGGGCTACCCCTTCAGCGACATCCGCCAGCCGGCCTCCTTCTGGGATGGGGGGCCCTATGGCCCCGCGCTGTTCGCCCTCGCCAACCGGGTGGAGCAGGGCCAGCGCGTCAGCATGCTCGTGGGCCCGGAGGGCAGCGGCAGGACGTTCCTCTGCGAGATGCTGCAGCACAAGCTGCCGGGCGCCTCCGTCTTCTCCATCGAGCCCCAGCTCGTGCTCGGCTCGCGGCTCTTCCTGGCGCTCTGCAGGCAGGTGGGCGTCCAGGTCAACGCGAACTCCAGCCAGCGCTTCCTCACCGAGGCCTTCCTGGCGCACGTGCTCCCGGACCGGCCGGACGCCACCGCCGTCATCGTCGTGGATGGCGTCGACCCGGCCGATCAGGAGCTGCTCGCCGAGCTGGATCGCATCGTCCAGGCCACCTCGCGGCGCAAGTTCGCCCTGGTGATGATCGGCACGGAGAACCTGCACCAGGGGCTCGTCCAGAACAACGCGCCGCAGAGCCTGCTCGGCGGCGTGCCCGCCGTGGCCCTGCGCCCCATGAGCCAGCAGGAGATGGTCGAGTACATCGACTTCCGGATGCGCTGCATCGGTGGGGTGGCGGGGTTCGCGCTCGACACGGCCTCGCGGCAGATCCTCTACCTGCGCAGCGGAGGGCTCCCCCGGCTCGTGAGCGTCTACTGCCACAACGCGCTCACGCTCGCCATGCTCCGGCAGGAGCGGCTGCCCCGGCTGGACACGCTCCGGCTGGCCGTGAAGAGCAAGAGCTACCTCTCCACCGAGGCCGCGCGCTCGCTTCTCATGGCGGGCTGA
- a CDS encoding hybrid sensor histidine kinase/response regulator encodes MTRAELARALQALETDPTASEQLRHLVRELQRHQLGLEEHNRQLQETTQALEGARNRYLELYDSAPMAYVSLDERGFILEINLTGAAMLRQERSSLPGRPFSSFVDPADRQRFLAHLRRCAEGETLSTELGLRIGESRIEARLHSAPCPHPWQSQRLCWTAIMDITELRQVQFRLSLSERLAAVGTIAAGIAHEINNPLAFLMSSLDIASQALRPGTSPAAATAPESRASGSALKALANAQNGAERIQDIMKGLASFSLPSATRTSRVDVQQVLELSVKLAQGELRHRARLVRDYVKVPEVVADAGRLCQVFLNLLVNAAASIPEGAADRNEVRLRIRPSEQSVLVQVRDTGEGMSPQVRDRVFDPFFVPTKEGQGPRLGLAISHSLVSELGGTITVESHPGVGSTFSIRLPAAPPVEEPAPAPAAQGPNIVAPRGRILIVDDEHRFGQTLQLLLGRAHEVSYTPSAREALGWLQAGRRYDAILCDLMMAEVTGKQFYDALCLQAPELARRVIFMTGGAYTPASAEFVAKMSNPLLTKPFKTEVLERLLSSLLPTV; translated from the coding sequence ATGACGCGGGCGGAACTGGCGCGCGCCCTCCAGGCCCTGGAGACCGATCCCACGGCCTCGGAGCAGCTCCGACACCTGGTCCGCGAGCTTCAGCGGCATCAGCTGGGGCTGGAGGAGCACAACCGCCAGCTTCAGGAGACCACCCAGGCGCTGGAGGGGGCCCGCAACCGCTACCTGGAGCTCTACGACTCCGCGCCCATGGCCTACGTGAGCCTGGACGAGCGAGGCTTCATCCTCGAGATCAACCTCACCGGCGCGGCCATGCTGCGCCAGGAGCGCTCCAGCCTGCCAGGCCGGCCCTTCTCGTCCTTCGTGGATCCGGCGGACCGGCAGCGCTTCCTGGCCCACCTTCGCCGCTGCGCGGAGGGAGAGACCCTGAGCACGGAGCTGGGGCTGCGCATCGGCGAGAGTCGGATCGAGGCCCGGCTGCACAGCGCGCCCTGCCCCCACCCGTGGCAGTCCCAGCGCCTGTGCTGGACCGCCATCATGGACATCACCGAGCTGCGGCAGGTGCAGTTCCGGCTCAGCCTCTCGGAGCGGCTGGCGGCCGTGGGGACGATCGCGGCGGGCATCGCGCACGAGATCAACAACCCGCTGGCCTTCCTCATGAGCAGCCTCGACATCGCGTCCCAGGCGCTCCGGCCCGGCACGTCCCCCGCTGCCGCCACCGCGCCGGAGTCCCGGGCCAGTGGCTCGGCCCTCAAGGCCCTGGCGAACGCCCAGAACGGCGCCGAGCGCATCCAGGACATCATGAAGGGGCTGGCCAGCTTCTCGCTCCCGTCCGCGACGCGCACGAGCCGGGTGGACGTGCAGCAGGTGCTGGAGCTGTCCGTGAAGCTGGCCCAGGGCGAGCTGCGCCACCGGGCCCGGCTCGTGCGGGACTACGTGAAGGTGCCCGAGGTCGTGGCCGACGCGGGCCGCCTGTGCCAGGTCTTCCTCAACCTGCTGGTGAACGCGGCCGCCTCCATCCCGGAGGGAGCCGCCGATCGCAACGAGGTCCGCCTCCGCATCCGGCCCTCGGAGCAGTCGGTGCTGGTGCAGGTGCGCGACACGGGCGAGGGCATGTCCCCCCAGGTGCGCGATCGCGTCTTCGATCCCTTCTTCGTCCCGACGAAGGAGGGCCAGGGCCCGCGGCTGGGGCTGGCCATCAGCCACAGCCTCGTCTCCGAGCTGGGAGGCACCATCACCGTGGAGAGCCACCCGGGCGTGGGCAGCACCTTCTCCATCCGGTTGCCGGCCGCCCCTCCCGTGGAGGAGCCCGCGCCCGCCCCCGCCGCACAGGGCCCCAACATCGTCGCCCCCCGGGGGCGCATCCTCATCGTGGATGACGAGCACCGCTTCGGGCAGACGCTCCAGCTGCTGCTGGGCCGGGCCCACGAGGTGAGCTACACCCCCAGTGCGCGTGAGGCCCTCGGCTGGCTCCAGGCGGGCCGGCGCTACGACGCCATCCTGTGCGATCTCATGATGGCGGAAGTCACGGGGAAGCAATTTTATGACGCACTCTGCCTCCAGGCCCCCGAGCTGGCCCGTCGTGTCATCTTCATGACAGGAGGTGCGTACACCCCCGCCTCGGCGGAGTTCGTGGCGAAGATGAGCAATCCGCTCCTCACCAAGCCCTTCAAGACCGAGGTGCTGGAGCGGCTGCTCAGCTCGCTGCTGCCAACGGTTTAG